A window of the Gemmatimonas sp. genome harbors these coding sequences:
- a CDS encoding ABC transporter ATP-binding protein: MTISATRDSTTAPDRPLLDVHALQIAFPAGNSVARAVDGVSFTVARGETVCLVGESGCGKSLTALSLLRLVPPPGRIESGSRIMFDGGDVLTLDDERLRDIRGQHMAMIFQEPMTALNPVLTVGDQIAEVLRVHTKLSRQETWSRTVDMLAQVGIADAAARAKQYPHELSGGMRQRVMIAMALIMSPKLVIADEPTTALDVTIQAQILELLRDLRARTGMALLLITHDLGVVAEMASRVIVMYAGRVVEEANVEDLFSAPSHPYTEGLLAAIPKLGQEEARLQTIAGSVPPPTALPSGCTFRDRCPYAFERCATEEPALLQVGSAHRARCHLIEEPTRRATRHEVVRT, encoded by the coding sequence GTGACGATTTCTGCCACACGCGACTCGACAACCGCGCCCGATCGTCCGTTGCTCGATGTGCATGCGCTACAGATCGCCTTTCCCGCAGGCAACAGCGTGGCGCGCGCGGTCGACGGGGTTTCGTTCACCGTCGCCCGCGGCGAAACGGTCTGCCTGGTCGGTGAATCCGGATGCGGGAAGTCGCTGACGGCGCTGTCACTGCTCCGCTTGGTGCCACCGCCGGGCCGCATCGAGTCGGGAAGCCGGATCATGTTCGATGGCGGCGACGTGCTGACGCTCGATGACGAGCGACTGCGTGACATTCGCGGTCAGCACATGGCCATGATCTTCCAGGAGCCGATGACGGCGCTCAATCCCGTCCTCACGGTTGGTGACCAGATCGCGGAAGTGCTGCGCGTGCACACGAAGCTCTCGCGCCAGGAAACCTGGTCGCGCACGGTAGACATGCTCGCTCAGGTCGGCATCGCCGACGCGGCGGCGCGCGCCAAGCAGTATCCGCATGAACTCTCCGGCGGCATGCGCCAACGCGTGATGATCGCGATGGCCCTCATCATGTCCCCCAAGCTGGTCATCGCCGATGAACCGACGACCGCCCTCGACGTCACGATTCAGGCCCAAATTCTCGAGCTGCTGCGCGATCTGCGCGCGCGCACGGGCATGGCGCTGCTGCTGATCACTCACGATCTGGGCGTCGTGGCCGAAATGGCGTCGCGCGTGATCGTGATGTATGCCGGCCGCGTGGTCGAGGAAGCGAACGTGGAAGATCTGTTCTCGGCGCCGAGCCATCCGTACACCGAGGGACTGCTGGCGGCGATACCAAAGCTAGGGCAGGAAGAAGCGCGCCTGCAGACGATTGCCGGGTCGGTGCCCCCGCCGACCGCGCTGCCCAGTGGCTGTACGTTTCGCGACCGATGTCCGTATGCGTTCGAGCGCTGTGCGACGGAGGAGCCGGCCCTGTTGCAGGTGGGGTCGGCCCATCGGGCGCGCTGCCATCTGATCGAAGAGCCGACACGACGCGCCACACGTCACGAGGTCGTGCGCACATGA
- a CDS encoding ABC transporter ATP-binding protein, protein MSTTPLLEVRNLTKHFPIRTGLLQRVTGAVKAVDGVSFDVHAGETLALVGESGCGKTTTGRSILRLIEPTSGSVRFDGTDVLALRGETLRRMRRRMQIIFQDPYGSLNPRMTVGAAIKEGLIVHGLAEGSAADRRVSTLLDEVGLRPEYAARYPHEFSGGQRQRIGIARALAVEPSFIVCDEPVSALDVSVQAQVVNLLRDLQRERGLSYLFIAHDLAVVAHMADRVAVMYLGRIVELAPRRTIFSTPLMPYTQALLSAVPVPDPTAKRQRILLPGDPPSPANPPSGCVFHPRCPNPRKDAECTRVVPPLEEKSPGHFVACIKQPLLHLSSNAS, encoded by the coding sequence ATGAGCACCACGCCGCTGCTCGAGGTGCGCAACCTCACCAAGCATTTCCCCATTCGCACGGGCCTGCTCCAGCGCGTCACCGGCGCGGTCAAGGCGGTGGACGGCGTCTCGTTCGATGTGCACGCGGGCGAGACCCTCGCGCTCGTCGGTGAATCGGGGTGCGGCAAGACCACCACCGGCCGCTCAATCCTGCGTCTCATTGAGCCGACGTCGGGCTCCGTGCGCTTCGATGGGACCGATGTGCTGGCACTGCGCGGCGAAACGCTGCGCCGCATGCGACGACGTATGCAGATCATTTTTCAGGATCCCTACGGCTCGCTCAATCCGCGCATGACGGTCGGTGCCGCGATCAAGGAAGGGCTGATCGTGCATGGTCTCGCCGAGGGCAGCGCTGCCGACCGTCGCGTGTCCACCTTGCTCGACGAAGTCGGCCTGCGCCCGGAATATGCGGCGCGCTATCCGCACGAATTCTCCGGCGGCCAGCGTCAGCGTATTGGCATCGCGCGCGCACTGGCCGTCGAACCGTCGTTCATCGTGTGTGACGAACCCGTGTCCGCGCTCGACGTGAGCGTGCAGGCCCAAGTCGTGAACCTGCTGCGCGATCTGCAGCGGGAACGCGGCCTCTCGTACCTCTTCATCGCGCACGATCTCGCCGTCGTCGCGCACATGGCGGATCGCGTGGCCGTGATGTATCTCGGTCGGATCGTGGAACTCGCGCCGCGTCGCACGATCTTCAGCACCCCGCTGATGCCGTACACGCAGGCGCTGCTGTCGGCCGTGCCGGTGCCCGACCCCACCGCCAAGCGCCAGCGCATTCTGCTGCCGGGTGATCCGCCGTCGCCGGCGAATCCGCCGAGCGGCTGCGTCTTTCATCCGCGGTGTCCGAATCCGCGCAAGGATGCGGAGTGCACGCGCGTCGTCCCGCCGCTCGAAGAGAAATCACCCGGGCACTTCGTGGCCTGTATCAAGCAGCCGCTTCTCCACCTTTCATCCAACGCGTCGTGA
- a CDS encoding peptide MFS transporter produces MTPSSHPSQDRAFFGHPRGLGLLFMTEMWERFSFYGLRPLLVLFMAAALADGGFGFDRPAASAIVGIYAASVYLASLPGGWIADRWLGLRRSILIGAMLITSGHLSIGISGLAGAGVGKIFFFLGLVLIVLGTGLLKPNISAIVGDLYPEGGARRDAGFSIFYMGINTGAFIGQLVTGYLGERVSWHWGFGAAGVGMLCGLLMFWLKAKDMLGSLGQDIVRDPNPDVQAKREARVKVLTFSGLSVLLSVFVLAASGRITLDPQAIGGAMTFVLVGIAVAFFGFLFAFGGLTRDEKLRSGVIFVLFAFAAIFWAAFEQAPTSLQLFANDFTDRNLFGFEIPATWFQSVNSAFIILFSPVFAALWIMLAKRNIDLSSPAKFALGLALAGVGFLVMVFAANRVVASGGSVLVSPWWLIISYMFQTLGELFVSPVGLSSMTKLAPRRYVGQMMGIWFLATSVGNLVAGLVGGHVDPTKLDQTPLVFTGTAIALFGATVILALMIVPIRRLMATAK; encoded by the coding sequence GTGACGCCTTCATCACACCCTTCGCAGGACCGCGCGTTCTTCGGTCATCCGCGCGGCCTCGGTCTGCTCTTCATGACCGAGATGTGGGAGCGCTTCTCTTTCTACGGACTGCGCCCGCTGTTGGTGTTGTTCATGGCAGCGGCACTCGCCGACGGCGGCTTCGGCTTCGATCGTCCCGCAGCGTCGGCCATCGTCGGCATCTATGCCGCGTCGGTGTATCTCGCGTCGCTACCCGGTGGCTGGATCGCCGACCGTTGGCTTGGGCTCCGTCGCTCGATCCTGATCGGGGCGATGCTGATCACGTCGGGACACCTGTCCATTGGTATCTCGGGCCTGGCCGGAGCGGGCGTGGGCAAGATTTTCTTCTTCCTCGGCCTCGTGCTGATCGTGCTCGGCACCGGACTGCTCAAGCCGAACATTTCGGCCATCGTCGGTGATCTCTACCCCGAAGGCGGCGCGCGTCGTGATGCCGGCTTCTCGATCTTCTACATGGGTATCAACACGGGCGCCTTCATCGGGCAGCTGGTCACAGGCTATCTCGGTGAGCGGGTCAGCTGGCACTGGGGCTTCGGCGCAGCTGGCGTCGGCATGCTTTGCGGCTTGCTCATGTTCTGGCTCAAGGCGAAAGACATGCTCGGCAGCCTCGGGCAGGACATCGTGCGTGATCCCAATCCCGACGTACAGGCGAAGCGCGAAGCGCGGGTAAAAGTCCTCACGTTCAGCGGACTCTCGGTGCTGTTGAGCGTGTTCGTGCTCGCCGCGTCCGGCAGGATCACGCTCGATCCACAAGCGATCGGCGGCGCGATGACGTTCGTCCTCGTTGGTATCGCCGTTGCGTTCTTCGGCTTCCTGTTCGCGTTCGGCGGGCTCACGCGCGATGAAAAACTGCGCTCCGGCGTGATCTTCGTGCTATTCGCGTTTGCCGCGATCTTCTGGGCCGCGTTCGAACAGGCGCCGACCTCGCTACAGCTGTTCGCCAACGACTTTACGGACCGCAATCTCTTCGGCTTCGAGATTCCCGCCACGTGGTTTCAGTCGGTGAACTCGGCGTTCATCATCCTCTTTTCGCCGGTATTCGCCGCGCTCTGGATCATGCTGGCGAAGCGCAACATCGACCTGTCGAGTCCGGCCAAGTTCGCGCTCGGTCTCGCGCTGGCCGGTGTCGGCTTTCTCGTCATGGTGTTCGCCGCCAACCGCGTCGTCGCCAGCGGTGGATCGGTGCTCGTGTCGCCGTGGTGGCTCATCATCAGTTACATGTTCCAGACCTTGGGCGAGCTGTTCGTGAGCCCGGTTGGTCTGTCATCGATGACGAAACTGGCCCCGCGACGCTATGTCGGACAGATGATGGGCATCTGGTTCCTGGCCACGTCGGTTGGGAATCTGGTCGCCGGCCTCGTGGGCGGACACGTCGATCCCACGAAGCTCGACCAGACGCCGCTCGTGTTCACCGGCACCGCCATCGCGCTCTTCGGCGCCACCGTGATTCTGGCGTTGATGATCGTGCCGATTCGCCGCCTGATGGCCACGGCGAAATAA
- a CDS encoding glycosyltransferase, translated as MLYLAIPAHNEVATIGVLLWRIRTVLAEFPREYEVVVYDDASSDETAEVAEQYAHAMPVTVLRGTAHVGYAGALDALIRHVSAQTRYPRRDAMLLVQGDFTDPPGIVPEFARRFEGGADLVVGERMVVADAPVPVRRLFKAAHWAMRLFVRVDGVNDLTASMRLIRISALRDLVRQAGSEPICVGDSWTANADLLLKLVPLARRVESVPMEPTYGVRMRDTRRVAMRDALAALKWAWGARGRRAVAGSAADAAGDAERRPPRGVAAAGKRREETELSVEKLRERVRDRPRIEDEESFNGRREGRRRERERAKGERPVDEPSEAPSGIVAQRDVESDVDRVVERAAEKPATESRPLRAERPERPKRPRAETNDGEAKPARPERLPRGERPAKSSAPRPPRRGREESRSPFSDPSVELEDPFAAPSAKRDGPERALERALGPVDAIEPSPDARDDESGDDADTGDGDAFEAGDGAGGIEGDESAAPRKKRRRNRRSRRGRTKKDGTADDGASEEGAEADADSSSASPPGDIDSDLPVAGAPPRSRTRAPKADTEDGDSYSDGDAGDGDEALADGDESDLDSAARARRRGRRGRRGGARRSRGRRDKDGGDGGEPESGSAGSEG; from the coding sequence GTGCTCTACCTCGCCATTCCCGCACACAATGAGGTCGCCACCATCGGCGTCCTGCTTTGGCGGATCCGCACCGTGCTCGCTGAGTTTCCTCGCGAGTACGAGGTCGTCGTGTACGATGATGCGAGCTCCGACGAAACGGCGGAGGTGGCGGAGCAGTACGCGCACGCGATGCCCGTCACCGTGCTCCGCGGGACGGCGCACGTGGGATATGCCGGCGCTCTCGACGCGCTGATCCGGCATGTCTCCGCGCAGACGCGCTATCCGCGTCGCGACGCCATGCTGCTCGTGCAGGGTGACTTCACCGATCCGCCGGGCATCGTGCCCGAGTTCGCGCGTCGCTTCGAAGGCGGTGCCGACCTCGTGGTCGGCGAGCGGATGGTCGTGGCTGACGCGCCGGTGCCGGTTCGCCGGTTGTTCAAGGCGGCGCATTGGGCCATGCGCCTATTCGTGCGCGTCGACGGCGTGAATGACCTCACGGCCTCGATGCGCCTGATCCGGATTTCCGCGCTGCGTGATCTCGTACGCCAGGCTGGCTCCGAGCCGATCTGCGTCGGTGATTCGTGGACGGCGAACGCCGATCTGCTGCTCAAACTGGTGCCGCTGGCCCGTCGGGTGGAGTCCGTCCCGATGGAGCCGACCTACGGCGTGCGCATGCGCGATACGCGCCGCGTGGCAATGCGTGATGCCCTCGCCGCCCTCAAATGGGCCTGGGGAGCGCGCGGCCGACGTGCCGTGGCCGGATCGGCCGCCGACGCCGCAGGAGACGCGGAACGCCGTCCACCGCGCGGAGTCGCGGCCGCCGGCAAGCGCCGCGAAGAAACAGAACTCTCGGTCGAAAAGCTGCGTGAGCGTGTGCGTGACCGGCCGCGTATCGAGGACGAAGAGTCCTTCAACGGTCGGCGCGAAGGGCGGCGGCGCGAGCGTGAACGAGCGAAGGGCGAGCGTCCCGTCGACGAGCCGAGCGAGGCGCCCTCTGGTATTGTCGCGCAGCGCGACGTGGAGAGCGACGTGGACCGCGTGGTGGAGCGCGCAGCGGAAAAGCCGGCCACTGAATCCCGGCCGCTGCGCGCCGAGCGTCCGGAGCGCCCAAAGCGCCCACGTGCCGAGACCAACGACGGCGAGGCCAAGCCAGCGCGCCCCGAGCGCCTGCCGCGTGGTGAGCGTCCGGCGAAGAGCAGTGCGCCGCGTCCACCTCGACGCGGACGCGAGGAATCGCGATCGCCGTTCAGCGATCCATCGGTTGAGCTCGAGGATCCGTTCGCGGCTCCGTCGGCAAAGCGCGATGGACCCGAGCGTGCGCTCGAACGTGCGCTCGGCCCTGTGGATGCCATCGAGCCGTCGCCGGACGCGCGTGATGATGAGAGTGGTGACGACGCCGACACGGGCGACGGTGATGCCTTCGAGGCTGGCGACGGTGCTGGCGGAATCGAGGGAGACGAAAGTGCCGCGCCGCGCAAGAAGCGCCGGCGCAACCGTCGTTCACGTCGCGGCCGTACCAAGAAGGACGGCACGGCAGATGATGGCGCGTCCGAGGAAGGCGCCGAAGCCGACGCCGACTCGTCGAGCGCGTCCCCCCCGGGTGACATCGACTCGGACCTTCCCGTGGCAGGCGCTCCGCCCCGTTCGCGCACTCGTGCGCCGAAAGCAGACACGGAAGACGGCGACAGCTACAGCGACGGCGATGCCGGCGATGGCGACGAGGCACTGGCCGACGGGGACGAATCGGATCTCGATAGCGCGGCGCGCGCGCGGCGGCGTGGACGCCGCGGACGGCGCGGCGGTGCGCGACGGTCGCGCGGACGGCGCGACAAGGACGGCGGGGACGGCGGCGAGCCGGAGAGCGGCAGCGCGGGCTCGGAAGGCTGA
- the lipA gene encoding lipoyl synthase, with amino-acid sequence MAEQLVQIMGRHRREALPERKPSWLKVKAPGGANYVRLKQMMQELDLHTVCQEAHCPNIGECWEHGTATFMILGDVCTRNCAYCAVSHGRPPKYDIEEPSRVGQAIAELNLRHAVITSVDRDDLPDFGAFIFAETIRQIHERLPGCSIEVLVPDFQGNEDSIRTVLEARPDIYNHNTETVPRLYKKARPGGRYERLLEIFRIAKRIAPDIPTKTGIILGLGETNEEVVEVMKELRSVDVDILTLGQYLRPSDGHIALDRYVTPEEFRELYLVGMQLGFKHVESGPLVRSSYHAWEQVQAAGV; translated from the coding sequence ATGGCCGAGCAGTTGGTTCAGATCATGGGACGCCACCGCCGCGAAGCGCTTCCCGAGCGCAAGCCGTCGTGGCTCAAGGTGAAGGCCCCAGGGGGCGCGAACTATGTGCGCCTCAAGCAGATGATGCAGGAACTCGATCTCCACACCGTCTGCCAGGAAGCCCATTGCCCCAACATTGGCGAGTGCTGGGAGCACGGCACCGCCACGTTCATGATCCTTGGTGACGTCTGTACGCGCAACTGCGCCTACTGCGCCGTGTCCCACGGACGTCCACCGAAGTACGACATCGAGGAGCCGTCGCGTGTCGGGCAGGCGATCGCCGAACTGAATCTGCGGCATGCCGTCATCACCTCGGTCGACCGCGACGATCTCCCCGACTTCGGCGCGTTCATCTTCGCCGAGACGATTCGTCAGATCCATGAGCGCCTGCCCGGCTGCTCAATCGAAGTGCTGGTGCCCGATTTTCAGGGCAACGAAGACTCGATCCGCACCGTGCTCGAGGCGCGACCCGACATCTACAATCACAATACGGAAACGGTGCCGCGCTTGTACAAGAAGGCGCGCCCCGGCGGTCGCTACGAGCGGCTGCTGGAAATTTTCCGGATCGCCAAGCGCATCGCCCCCGATATCCCCACCAAGACCGGCATCATTCTGGGTCTTGGCGAGACGAACGAAGAAGTCGTCGAGGTCATGAAGGAGCTTCGTTCCGTCGACGTCGACATTCTCACGCTCGGCCAGTACCTCCGCCCCTCCGACGGCCACATCGCGCTCGATCGCTATGTCACGCCCGAGGAGTTCCGCGAACTGTACCTGGTCGGGATGCAACTCGGCTTCAAGCATGTCGAAAGCGGCCCGCTCGTGCGGTCCAGTTACCACGCGTGGGAGCAGGTGCAGGCCGCCGGCGTCTGA
- the pdhA gene encoding pyruvate dehydrogenase (acetyl-transferring) E1 component subunit alpha, translated as MSTAKTRKKGEPVRADAKATAHASEDTSAATNRELLYSMLLQRRFEERVAEMYAIGRIGGFCHLYIGQEAISTGVISLLRADDYIITTYRDHGQALARGMTPRAAMAELFGRQDGCAKGKGGSMHMFDKQLGFLGGHGIVGGHIPIAAGVGFAIKYRGGDQVIVCFMGEAAVNNGAFHEALNMAALWKLPCLFIIENNRYGMGTALERASAIHDIYKRGASYDMPRDVVDGQDVHAVRKATEEAIERARTDGTPTLLEIRTYRFMGHSMSDAVSGTYRTKEELEQYLKRDPIALHRQRMEEAGEISPADVAAMDEEIKKIVQDSIDFAEQSPELPLEALMEDILVETTS; from the coding sequence ATGTCGACCGCGAAAACCCGCAAGAAGGGCGAGCCTGTGCGCGCCGATGCCAAGGCGACGGCCCATGCATCGGAGGACACGTCGGCCGCCACGAATCGTGAGCTGCTTTATTCGATGCTGTTGCAGCGTCGTTTCGAGGAGCGCGTCGCCGAAATGTATGCTATCGGTCGTATCGGCGGCTTCTGCCATCTCTACATTGGACAGGAAGCCATCTCCACCGGCGTGATCTCGCTGCTGCGCGCCGACGACTACATCATCACGACGTACCGCGATCACGGACAGGCGCTGGCCCGCGGCATGACACCGCGCGCCGCGATGGCGGAGTTGTTCGGACGACAGGACGGCTGCGCGAAAGGCAAGGGCGGCTCGATGCACATGTTCGACAAGCAGCTCGGCTTCCTCGGCGGACATGGCATTGTCGGCGGTCACATCCCGATCGCCGCCGGCGTTGGTTTCGCCATCAAGTACCGTGGCGGCGATCAGGTCATTGTGTGTTTCATGGGTGAAGCCGCGGTGAACAACGGTGCGTTCCACGAAGCGCTGAACATGGCCGCACTCTGGAAGCTGCCGTGCCTGTTCATCATCGAGAACAACCGCTACGGCATGGGCACCGCGCTCGAGCGCGCCTCGGCCATTCACGACATCTATAAGCGCGGCGCGTCGTACGACATGCCGCGTGATGTGGTCGACGGGCAGGATGTGCACGCCGTGCGCAAAGCCACCGAAGAAGCAATCGAGCGTGCGCGTACCGACGGGACGCCGACGCTGCTCGAAATCCGCACGTACCGTTTCATGGGCCACTCGATGTCCGACGCGGTCAGCGGTACGTATCGCACGAAGGAAGAGCTGGAGCAGTACCTCAAGCGCGACCCCATCGCCCTGCACCGCCAGCGCATGGAAGAGGCGGGTGAGATCTCGCCAGCCGACGTGGCGGCGATGGACGAAGAGATCAAGAAGATCGTGCAGGACAGCATCGACTTTGCTGAGCAGAGCCCGGAGTTGCCGCTCGAGGCGCTCATGGAAGACATCCTCGTCGAAACCACGAGCTGA
- a CDS encoding pyruvate dehydrogenase complex E1 component subunit beta has translation MLSRARSCRSRRSWKTSSSKPRAESPTTMAVITYRDALNMALREEMHRDDRVFLMGEEVAVYQGAYKVSKGLLQEFGEMRVVDTPITELGFAGVGVGAAMAGLRPIIEFMTWNFALLALDQVVNAAAKMLYMSGGQFPMPMVFRGPNGAALQLGAQHSQAWESWLAHIPGLKVVAPATPYDAKGLLKAAIRDDNPVCFLEGEMLYNTKGEVPDDDYIVPIGKAELKREGEHVTLVSHGKMVLVALQAADQMAKEGITCDVVDLRTIRPMDVDAITASVKKTSRCVVVEEGWEVCGVGAQVVDYVQRHCFDYLDAPVLRVHQADAPMPYTKSLEKAAKPDLPKTIAAIRQVLYLD, from the coding sequence TTGCTGAGCAGAGCCCGGAGTTGCCGCTCGAGGCGCTCATGGAAGACATCCTCGTCGAAACCACGAGCTGAGAGCCCAACGACCATGGCCGTGATCACGTACCGCGATGCGCTCAACATGGCGCTCCGCGAAGAAATGCACCGCGACGACCGCGTCTTCCTCATGGGTGAGGAAGTCGCGGTCTACCAGGGCGCGTATAAAGTCTCGAAGGGGCTGCTGCAGGAATTCGGCGAGATGCGTGTCGTCGACACGCCAATTACCGAACTCGGCTTCGCCGGCGTCGGTGTCGGCGCCGCGATGGCCGGCCTGCGTCCCATCATCGAGTTCATGACGTGGAATTTCGCGCTGCTGGCGCTCGACCAGGTGGTCAACGCCGCCGCGAAGATGCTGTACATGTCGGGCGGTCAGTTCCCGATGCCAATGGTATTCCGTGGCCCGAACGGCGCGGCGCTGCAACTTGGGGCGCAGCACTCGCAGGCGTGGGAATCGTGGCTGGCGCACATCCCGGGCCTCAAGGTCGTGGCGCCCGCCACGCCGTACGATGCGAAGGGACTGCTCAAGGCGGCCATCCGCGATGACAACCCGGTGTGCTTCCTCGAAGGCGAGATGCTGTACAACACGAAGGGCGAAGTGCCCGACGATGATTACATCGTGCCGATCGGCAAGGCGGAGCTCAAGCGTGAAGGCGAGCACGTCACGCTGGTCTCGCATGGCAAGATGGTGCTGGTGGCCCTTCAGGCCGCCGATCAGATGGCGAAGGAGGGCATTACCTGCGACGTCGTCGATCTGCGCACGATCCGCCCGATGGATGTCGACGCCATCACCGCGTCGGTGAAGAAGACCAGCCGGTGCGTCGTCGTGGAGGAAGGTTGGGAAGTGTGCGGCGTGGGCGCGCAGGTCGTGGACTACGTCCAGCGCCATTGCTTCGACTACCTCGATGCCCCGGTGCTCCGCGTGCATCAGGCCGATGCGCCGATGCCGTATACCAAGAGTCTCGAAAAGGCCGCCAAGCCCGACTTGCCGAAGACGATCGCGGCAATCCGACAGGTTCTCTACCTCGACTGA
- a CDS encoding dihydrolipoamide acetyltransferase family protein, with translation MATKVMMEALSPTMEEGRLVKWVKNVGDAVKTGDTIGEVETDKAIMELVARGDGVLRAQLITEGTTAAVGAVIGVIAAADEDIASLTGAAASAPAAEAPPAAPAAAPAAAPVAAPAAAPVAVDAAAPSGPVRSSPLARRMAAEKGVNIGAIHGSGPGGRVIRRDIEGAAAAAPVGTAATPAAAAPAVAPVATASSKAAPTAVATAMQIDGEFKDVALTQMRKTIARRLSESIGPVPTFYLTSEIDMTKVGQLREQMVANGDQYKVSVNDIIIKAVAIALTRHPECNAHWMTDHIRYFSAAHVGMAVATDDGLIVPVIRDAQLKGLGQIGKEARELAKKARERKLQPAEFTGGTFSVSNLGMFGIDQFTAIINPPEAAILAVGATETKPVWENGQFVPRQRMRVTLSCDHRVIDGAVGAKFLQTLRGLLEAPMMMLF, from the coding sequence ATGGCAACGAAAGTGATGATGGAGGCGCTTTCTCCCACGATGGAGGAAGGACGCCTCGTGAAGTGGGTGAAGAACGTCGGTGACGCCGTAAAGACCGGCGACACGATCGGTGAAGTCGAAACCGACAAGGCGATCATGGAACTCGTGGCGCGCGGCGACGGCGTGCTGCGCGCGCAGTTGATCACCGAAGGCACCACGGCCGCCGTCGGCGCGGTGATCGGTGTGATCGCCGCGGCCGACGAAGACATCGCGTCGCTCACCGGCGCCGCGGCGTCGGCGCCGGCTGCTGAAGCGCCTCCTGCTGCACCCGCTGCTGCACCCGCTGCTGCACCCGTGGCCGCACCCGCTGCGGCACCCGTGGCCGTCGACGCAGCGGCGCCGTCGGGCCCCGTGCGTTCGTCGCCGCTCGCGCGGCGCATGGCCGCCGAAAAGGGCGTGAACATCGGGGCCATCCACGGTAGTGGACCGGGTGGCCGCGTGATTCGCCGCGACATCGAAGGCGCGGCCGCCGCGGCACCAGTCGGAACCGCGGCCACGCCCGCCGCCGCCGCGCCCGCCGTGGCACCAGTCGCCACCGCGTCTTCCAAGGCCGCGCCAACGGCCGTCGCCACGGCCATGCAGATCGACGGCGAGTTCAAGGACGTGGCGCTCACGCAGATGCGCAAGACGATTGCGCGTCGCCTGAGCGAGTCCATCGGTCCCGTGCCGACGTTCTACCTCACGTCGGAAATCGACATGACGAAGGTGGGACAGCTGCGCGAGCAGATGGTGGCGAACGGCGATCAGTACAAAGTGTCCGTCAACGACATCATCATCAAAGCCGTCGCCATCGCGCTCACCCGGCACCCCGAGTGCAATGCACACTGGATGACGGATCACATCCGCTACTTCAGCGCCGCGCATGTCGGTATGGCCGTCGCCACCGACGATGGGCTGATCGTGCCCGTGATTCGCGACGCGCAGCTCAAGGGGCTCGGACAGATCGGCAAGGAAGCGCGCGAGCTGGCGAAAAAGGCACGTGAGCGGAAGCTGCAGCCGGCCGAGTTCACCGGCGGCACGTTCTCCGTGTCCAACCTCGGCATGTTCGGCATCGATCAGTTCACCGCCATCATCAATCCACCTGAGGCGGCGATCCTGGCCGTCGGAGCGACGGAGACAAAGCCGGTGTGGGAGAACGGCCAGTTCGTGCCGCGGCAGCGTATGCGCGTCACGCTCAGCTGCGATCACCGCGTGATCGATGGCGCGGTCGGCGCCAAATTCCTGCAGACGCTGCGCGGTCTGCTCGAAGCGCCGATGATGATGCTCTTCTAG